A window of Glycine soja cultivar W05 chromosome 2, ASM419377v2, whole genome shotgun sequence genomic DNA:
TCATAATGTTAGGTTAACTACTTTGAAGATAATTAGAGAGAAgcaaatatactaataatacttTCCCCTTCGGGTCTACGCAGTCTATCAACATAGTTTGTCCCTAAGTTTCTTTTAGTTGGGGAGGAGAATGGAGGGGAGGGGGGAGTTAGTAATGTACATCAATTTAGGATAAGTAATTTGACAACCCTGGACAAATTCATTTACACTTATACACTGGgattttaaaattgagaattAGAATTGTTCTGGAGCTATTTTGTGCCTTGCCATTTACCACTATATAAGGCATTTCATACTTAGCTATTTTTTGTTAACCTAGGGTATCTTCCGGCCAAGAGTTAGAAACTAATCCCTAGAGGTATTGAAATCCATTTGATATTACAAAGTAAACGATAATACCCTAAAAAGGCATTTGTCTTAAGatctgtaaaaaataaaaataaaaactaagatttgaaaagcttgtgatctaattaattttatgcaaaagagTGCAAAACTTCAATTACTAGAGCAGTTACACACATATGAAGACCTTGTCTCTTTGAGTGAAAGAATAGTAGTTTCATGAATCTAAACCCTCCATTCTCCAAAATCATTAGTTTCAACAATATAACAAGTAGTTTCATGAATCTTCACCTATCTCTGTCACcattttgaaaattaagaaaatataagtaCTTGTTCCCTCATAGTCACTCTGTTGGTAACAAACAATATATCACCTTCTAAGTTCTAGATGCCTGATAAGAGAAATAGCAAAcgatttaattctttaatttcagCTTCTAGTTGCCTTAATTTCAACTTTTAGGAGAATTCTTACTCTTAAATTCTTTCTCCTATCTTCAAAATactaaaccaaaaaagaaaaagaatagacacacacacatcaGCTTCACCTTCATTAAAGGTGTTatcttcatctttattttcttccatGTCACATCTGAATCTCATCAATGTAAGCAGTTTGATCACATTTTGTTTGAAAACAAACTCCCATGTCACATATGAATTCTTTCTCTTATTTGttgactaaaataataaaacatttaaatacctATTTGTTGTCGTGTTTCCtaggtgcatcaccttattcgtccaggcCGTGATAAATTTCTCCTTGTGTGGGACAATCCATGTCTCACATacatagtcaacgaacattGGCCACGGGGAACACGCTACTTTAAACCTTTGAAGGTGCTCGGGGAACCGTTGTTCCGAAGGATAATCTACTAGAGTACCCCAACTATCCATTACGTACTCCCAGAcattttattttaccaattaACAATTTGCactttgccttcacattcttgtctatgtgaaacctgcacaacaagtttGTACACTCTGGAAACACAATTTTCAGTGCATTCATAAGGGCTAGGTCTCTGTCTGTGACAATAATAACAGGGAGGTGatcatttcttaaaaatatgccTCAAAACCGTTCCAATGCCCATACAAGATTGTTCACATGCACACCCTTTAGGTATGCAAACCCAACAGAGAAAGTCATCCCTGTTAGTGTCACCCCCACAAAGTCAAGCAATGAGAGtttgtacctatttgttttgtaggtattgtCTATAAAAAAACAAGATGACACGCATTACATAACTtaactgcatctgggtgacaacAAAACAAATCATGCCCCACAAcctcatccttcaatctatgccaatgaatgtattgatcacgttcaagAAGCCTCATTAGGTGTTGCATTTCAGTGTCATCTCCTCTGATTGAAGAAcaatatgcacttcttgcattgtagatttgtttgattgtggtgCAACTGTTGGCGTTGTGCTCCTTCAATGTTAGCAggatgtttcttggtttcacattcgactttgtcatatcagcaatgatATTCTTCTCATCATTTGTCAATCTCCcagcatatggatgtccaactaaggtctTTGCCAATTCATGGTTGTGGATCCCACAGATCAAcatcaccatccaaccttctcCTCCATGCattggtttcccacgaagcttgaagggataaccacatttcctagtgcatgtgtctcttctaacaaattctttcttcctacaCTTGTATTGACCGCTCCTTCcacacccaattaacacaaatgaagttCTTCATTTACTACCAGTACATGTGTCAAACCTCGTAATTACTGCAACAAaaccattttcatgggcaaccgTTCGAGCCCACTGCAAAACGTCATCTCGGGTTGCAAAGATCTACAACGCAACCCTGACATATTACTTTTTACACAAATCATACATTAAACCAAACGACTGAAACTGATCAACATGATTACCTAAGAAGTACTAAAAGCGtctgaacaatcaacatgtccttcattcacaccacaatgttgttcttcttcaaaattcatatcaacttcttcagacatcGTATTGTCATACGCCCATTGATCTTCATCCATCTTAATTCAAACTATAACTATCACCTAATTCAACATTCAACTAAATAATTTGAACAATACAACAACCTAAATAAATTGACTAAATAATAACTTCAAACTATGAATATCgactaattcaaaatttaacaacctaatacaaatattttatctacatcaataatttaacaaaaaacaaattcaacttttaattacctaatttCAACATTATAACTACATACTTCATATCACCAAAAAATACTTCATCCTAGGGGaaaaaatcaacacttcaatcaactaatataataatatcttaCGTATTTTATGTTTGACATACATTACAAATAGAATTAACCaatataacatacaaaataatctaaaaatttaaaaaatcaaaaaacaaattaactcaccgaagaaccttcttccgcggttgaaaataacaactgCGGGAGAATGTTCTTCTGTGCCATCACGCGGAAGATGTTCTTCCACAGGAATgcacggaagaaggttcttccgtagTTAATATTATAACTGTGGAAAACGGTTCTTCCGTGCAAAGCCACGGAAGAACATCTTCCGTGTGATGgcacggaagaaccttcttctgtAGTTGTTATTTTCAACTATGGAAGAAGTTTCTTCGGTGCATTCCTGCGGAAGATGTTCTTACGTGGCTTTGAAACAGAAGCTTCCGCCATTCCGTACCCAAAATAAACAACCATACACACAAAAGCTATAAAATATGTACCTTGGTCGACAAATAACACACCAAAGCAGAGATCTCTAACTTCACCACAGCCCAAACTCTCTCAAAGCTCCAAATACCGCACAACACAAccacaaagaaacaaagaaagcaacaatgtaaccaaaaaacaaataaaccaGCTTTTTGTACAAAAAATACGTTGAGGGGTATTTTGGGGTTTATGaaaaattgctgggtgcaccagcaatgttgctgggtgcaccagcaatgttgctgggtgcCCCTAGCAATACCCTTCTTTCAAACGTAAAAAGTTCTGTGACTTGACCTGTCAATACGAATTAACATCTTGTGTAAGcaaccatttaatttttttttttatcaaagcaaACGCTTAATTAAGAAAACAGTATCAacaccgataaaaaaaaaataatgcaatacTGATAAACATGAGAATTAAAGATGTGGAACATTTTATGAGACTTATATAAtggaattttttaatgtataatttttttaagcattTGTAAGAAAATGTATAAAGTAAATACCAATGATATATCATAATaggatttataaaaaaaattgtcaacaaATAAATTGCTTAAGTTGCTAAAGTTCCACCATTAAAATTACAGGTGTTACCTTGTTCATCCaccattaaataattattaaactttttttttacacaatagtTATTAACCAATTTATAAGCTTAGGTTGGTACTCTATTTAAAGGATTGAATTTGAATCAGATCATCCTTGTATATATACATGTAGTAAGGAGTATTTCTGTTGTTCACTAAGACTAAATCTCCTTCAAGAAATTTGAAGAACTCATAGGTGGATTATTCCTTCttaatcaagattttttttttcatacataaGGATCAAGACTCAATCCTTTGACCACATGATTAAGAGATCCTAATCCATCAGATCAAAGAGGCCTTTGTGGATGAAGGTACTACCTTATAAAAATAGCTTATGAcgtatgtataaattatttttaatttatttcaatatgtTAATTCCAAATTAGTCCTAGCTTAAAGTAAGTGGTCATAAAACACTTACTCGAACTTATTTACAACTTACTCAAACTTATGTTATGTCATAAAACACTTGCCTAAGTATTTGGAAGCGCTGATGAATAATTTAAACTTATAACAAGTCTTTAAGTTCTtttcaagttattttaataagttctccaaataatttatgaaaacatCTTACAACTTAtatgaaaatagttttattttatttccttttttattatagaaacaacttatatataaatatttttatatgataaacaTTTACTCAATGAATacttaattaagttatttatttaaatgagcttttatatatatatatatatatatatatcttatgaaaaaatatatcctATATATggattaaatttgaataaaataaccatacataaaaatttaagatttaatgttaaaaattcatataactttttaaatgtTCACATGATAttagttttcttaatttttgttatctttttttgtttctattatttttttctaattaatttagtttctaaCTTGACATCCAAACCATTCACCTTATTGTTTCAATGCCtatgaaaaaaatagtatacTTTTGATATACGCTTCTATTATACTGAAAGATTATCATTTTATTGGCTATTATATTAACAAAGTCGtcactagtaaaaaaaaaaatagatacacacaaataaaaaaatacaaggatcaaaataaaatacctAAATTTATAGAAAgtaaaaagattatttaaatcattaatttctttaagCCTCAATAGAGACCTCAAATATTTAGATACTGTCAACTTAGTGACGAGaagattaattttatgattttctatGTTTGCAGAACTAATTTAgtgaaaaatattagttttcaaAGGATTAATTTAGTATTAAGTTTTTGGACAAATAATGTGATGATACCTTACTCTTTTATGGAtagagtaatttattttattactgaAAAAGTCAATTTCATATTAAAGGAGGAGCCAATTTTAACTGTACAACTATATACATAtagatgattaaaattaaatcacatGTCTACTTAAAAAATTCTATAGCTTATGTTTTAATTTCAACAATttataatgatataataatcaatgtttatttctgactctttttttaaaaaaaaacaactatatAAAATGAGATATTAAACGTAGATACTCAAATCTAAATCTTTGCGCTTTAATTCATTTTGATCCAATAAGTGAATGACTAGTAGCGAGCTAGAATTAATGAAATCTTTCACTTTACAAAAATCTTTCCAAAGattcattattattaaatgattatatttgatttgtcaaatacataattattatatattgtgagagagaaagagggagggAGACCTTAAACCTTTTTATCTAATCAACCATCTTAATAACCTGAAAACCGTTTGGTTGAACTAAATGACTAAAGTATTTCAATAGGGTGAGTCATTTAGCATGTAAACTTACACCTAATTTAGCAATCAAACGCTGGTGAAAGCCAAAAATTTGTgaactaaatataaatttattaaatttagccTAAACTATTTCTATAAGCTAAACTTAATGTGACCAGATAAAGAACTAGGCCATGTTTCCCATGTTCTAAAGGTAAGCTTTCAGTACTAAAATGTCAATGTGAAGCCACTTGACTCCCTGAGTCGTTGCAAGGTTCCATCTTCAATGCTTTCCTCTGGCGACCATAATCTGTTGACAACCTAAAACAAGAAAATTCATAAGCAAGAATGCTTAAAATGATTTTGGACAGACCCCCTTTTGGAACATGCTCAAAACTCAAGAGTAATATTCAACTTTTACACCTTGTAATGATCATAATCATTTCTTAGGTCATGGTTCTGAGATacttaatttaaaatgttaaaaatcaaCACCAACACAGAAGCACTAATACTATCTATTTATTATTGCATTTTGTAGTGGCTGGAATCATTGATGATTCTAAGCATCAGGCcaatataaatgaaattaacATAGAAGTTGAGAGCATATATTTCAATGAACAAAAAGGGAGTTATGATGACATACCCTAACTGCAAGGAAGTATCTGAAAGGTCATTTTCCTCTGAAGCACAATTGAAAAGGGATTTTGAACCATTCTTGGAAAATGTCCTATCCAAAGAGCTGAATTCAAGGAACTGtgactttgttttattttgtatttcctCAAGCTGTTCACAGTTGAAGATTAAAGATGAGCAAGAAGATAGACTGTTTCTGGATATGAAAAGTTAATTTGACATAATCCatagttttgacttttgagttCAGTTTGGTTCTAACCTGTTTGCGCAGAACTTCATTTTCCAGCATGGCCTTTTGCTCCTGCAGATACATTTGGAAATCTTATTAAATGATCAATTGTAAAAAGAAAGGTgcatttgaaattctcttccATTAAAGAATAACCCATAATATTTTGACAACCATGAAGAAATAATGACCAAAGAGTGAagacatattaaaattattaatagaaCTTTAGGCTTTGGTAGGAATACAATTACCATACAAACTTCAACTTTTCAGTCATACATTTTAAGACAGGTATATTTCAAAATAGCTTTAATGCCAAAACTATCTatgtattttgtttcttttcataagcaaacaatttattaaaataccaTCCGGCTGGAACATAAGGAATGTCCTAACTAAAAGCCACAACCGAGCAGAATTACAAATAGATAAGTTTTAGCCCACAGTCATAAGACCTCCCTATAACAAAGTTTCCCACTTGGGTACAGTATGAAGCAACCGATCCCCCCCAGAATATGATCAACCTGGCCATAGAAATCCAATCCCCTACAGAAATCCCCTACACATGTATCAACATGCTACAAGGTAAAACAGTCATCATATATCAGACATAGTTGACTATCTGTCATACTATGAACCAACCTCAATATGATAGACcaaagaaaaccaaacatcAGAACAAAACAGACACACTAAGCATCATCTTACTatctgtgtattttttttttcaattaatttttacatcTATTGTAAGCTGAAAATTGCAAGTGTAACCATGTGCGTACCTGTATCCTGGACTTCCTAAGCTGTTCCACAAGTACTTGTTCCTGAAACATAATAGAGTGAGGGAATAAGGTTAATGACAGCATATCCATATATTAGCTAGTCTTGAACTGAAGTGGTTGAATTTAGTAATTGATACagatgagagaaataaaaaataatgaacctATTTACAATCTAATTATCAATCTCGGATGGCAGCAAGTAGCAGCCAACTCTGAAAATGCTATAGTGGGATAGTAGGAAGCAGGATGACTGctattttaaatgttataatacAAAGTAAACAATTTATACTACATATATAAATACTcgaaaacagaaagaaaaaaatttaagaaattcatgatAAACAAGTTGACACACACAGTCACCATCAATCTAGGAGCAATAAGAACAAGTAATGATGTCAACATTGTTTCAAGGGTTAAAATGGGTTTTGAAGCCTATATCATGGTAGGGAGTAGGGCCGTTATAACAAGCAAAAAACTGCTATTATGGCTGTTATTTGAATCCCATAGCAGCCCAATGCCATCCCACTCTGCTATTCCACTATAGTGCTACACATTATAAGGAAATACATCACTCTAGTCAATTGAACTTAAAAGGATCAAACTGTTGCTATGCAGTTGTTCAAATTAATATGAGCTTTGTCATGTCAAagttctttttcgtttttctttcagaaaaagttttttttttaatatcaaaatgCATGAATTTGCTATACAATAATGTCTGAGTCTGACCATATACAGGAAAGGAATAGAAAATCTTGTAAGGATTAAGGAGATGGCATCTCAAATTAATACAACCAATTACACCACTGTTAGTATTTGATCTCAGTACCTTCTTGTCTTTGACAGATTGCATCCCTTCACTTAGTTGATTTTCTAGTTGTTGCAGTTCTTTAAGGCTCAATCCATCAAGCTCCTTACCCATCATCCTTCTACACAATTTGAGAATATCATCAGAACAAAATCTGGACTCAGATTGTGATGAAAGATAAGCACACAAGATAAATAGGAAATATGTAAAATTCATTGAGGTAGCTATTTTCTTGGTTCATGCTTTAAGGTAGTTCACTAATACAGTAACAATTGTTTCCATTATTTGCAGCAGCGTTACTGATATAAATTGTCTGCAAAACTTACAAGTATGCTGATCGAAGCTTTGTTATTTCCTCCATCAAAAGGTTAGTATCAGGCTCCACAGCCATAAcctatttaaaagaataataacacTTCAaactatttaaagaaaaaaaatgaac
This region includes:
- the LOC114375507 gene encoding uncharacterized protein LOC114375507 yields the protein MHGGEGWMVMLICGIHNHELAKTLVGHPYAGRLTNDEKNIIADMTKSNVKPRNILLTLKEHNANSCTTIKQIYNARSAYCSSIRGDDTEMQHLMRLLERDQYIHWHRLKDEVVGHDLFCCHPDAVKLWMTFSVGFAYLKGVHVNNLVWALERF
- the LOC114393037 gene encoding agamous-like MADS-box protein AGL18, giving the protein MGRGKIEIKKIENLNSRQVTFSKRRNGLLKKAKELSVLCDAEVAVIIFSSTGKLYEFSNTSMEHTLSRYSKGAESDSAEQPIDVPPTDVMAVEPDTNLLMEEITKLRSAYLRMMGKELDGLSLKELQQLENQLSEGMQSVKDKKEQVLVEQLRKSRIQEQKAMLENEVLRKQLEEIQNKTKSQFLEFSSLDRTFSKNGSKSLFNCASEENDLSDTSLQLGLSTDYGRQRKALKMEPCNDSGSQVASH